tgtctgctctctgtgtccatttgttgtgtgttcttctttgtctgttgtattctcattaggcggctccaggaacccatctggagtgggagagaggtgatcattctcttgctccacctcagctccctaatttgctgtgtctcatattgtctcttctctgtgtttcttttttgttgcgtcatcttgctgcatcagctttccgtgtgggcagctccactcctgggcggtctgcactcctgtgtggggacTGCATTCCTTGTGCaggggggccactccttgcgtgggggcacccttgtgtggggcaacactccttgtacacagcggcactccatgtgggccagctcaccacacgggccaggaggccctgggtatcaaaactTGGACCTCCTATCTGATAGGTAGAAGGaagctctatccactgagccatatccgtttcccTAAACTAAACTTCTTTAACATAAGATGAGGAGGGGCTGCTGAAGCTACATCCAGAAACCCTAGCTGAAGGATGGTACAAAAACTAAGAGTGGAACTTAGTTCTGAGTATCTTGGCACCCAAGGCAAAGAGGGCATTCTGATGAGAGTTAAGTAGCAATCCTTGTTAACTAATCAGAAGGCCTGATCTCTGAGAAGGATTTGTCATAGAGGCTTTTATGTGGAAGCCAGATTTTACCAAAAATGCAGCTGACATGATGTTATGTTaaatcatagtttttaaaaagcaaatctgTGGGAACCCAAGTGATATGGCCCAGTAAGTCAGTTTCTTCTCCCCTGTTCAATTTATTGCTtgtttccctcttcctctctcctgatCTTTCATCTGTTCAGCCCAGCGCCACTTCCTTCTGGCTTTCCATGGCCTCTCTCTCTATTAACACTGACTGCCATACCAGCCCCAgcaccctcccccccacacactcaCACCCCTAGACTCCTCTCTGAGCTGTACCCTTACTCCTAACAGCCCTGTAGCTCTCTTTGCTCTGATAGGCAGCCCAGCCCAGCTCATTcagttccttcttttcttcctttgactCAGATCACTCTTTGACTCCTGGGGATCAGACCTTTTCTCCAGGGCAGCAGTTCTCAGCTTGTGTTGCAATCATTTGGGGAAGTGTATTGCGTATTATTTGTTATGACTCCTAGTAGAACTGCCCAAGTTTTAGAAATGACTTTTTATATAAATCAGAGAACACTTGAGGTCATCTTTCTAATAACATTACTTCTtgcatgcattctttttttttttttttttaagatttattgtatttctttctcttcccttcccccttattgtctgctctctctgtccgtacactgtgtgttcttctgcatctgcttgcattgtcaggtggcaccaggaaactgcatctcttttatgttgcatcatcttgctgcatcagctctctgtgcgcgcggctccactcctgggcaggctgcgctttcttcatgcagtgcagctctccttgtggggtgcactccttgtgcatggggttcccctacacaggggcacccctgcgtggcatggccctGCTTGCGTGCAGTGgtattgtgcgtgggccagtttaccacacaggtcaggacgCTCTGGGTATCGCGCCCTGGATTctacatatggtaggcagatgctctgtccattgagccacgtccgcttccccttGCTTGCATTCTGATATGCTTTCTtagtgggagagagagagggtaGAGTGTCAGCTGATATGTCAAGAATTATATGTGACATGCAGCCTACCTTATTAGTGCCACAGCCTGTAATCTGGGTGCCCTGTGGGAATATGTTACACAACATTACATAATGTCCTGTGTATCATGGCAGAGAAAAGGTTGCGAACTGGTGCTCAAGAGAGCTGATGCCAAGGTCTAGAAGAGGGTAGATGGTTCACACCAGCCTTGAGTCCCACCCTCAGTCAAAGATGAAGACGTTGCACTCACTTTAGGAAAGAGGTAAAGAGCTAAGAAGCTGTTCCCTAGAGACACAATGTTTTAGTCCctgtcttcccttcctccctcaaaATGCCTTTGAAACGAACAACACTGAACTATGCTGAGCACCTATTTCTGTGTGGTGAATCAGGCATGGTTGTTGCCTCTATCCTTTATTGGAGGAGTTAGACACATATATAGCTACAATACCAGGCAAGGTGGGTGAGGGCTCTGCAATAGCTAATGAtaaagctaacatttactgagtatttgctccatgccaggcactgttctaagcaatTTACttgtattagctcatttaatgCTCATAACAGCTGTGTGAAATAAGTTCAAAATAGCATCActaggaaactaaggctcagggGCATTAGGTCACTTGCCTACCATTGTACAGAGCCCAGGTAGTATGGCTCAAGCCTAGGCTTGCCTGACTTGCTATAGCAGCCAGAACCCCATTTCCTATGTAAGGAGGGGAGGGCCCTGCTGTGTGCCACTTGATTTAGCATTCATTTTTGTAATTCCATTTAATCCTGATAGTGTCTTTGTGAGTAGCTTATCTTATCCTCATTCTATCATCaatgaaactgaggttcagaggagAGCAGTGATGCCTGATGGTCACAAagtagcagagccaggatttaaatCCAGGTTTGCTAGAAGCCAAAGTCCTATTCTTTCCTTGGATCCCGTGGCTTCACAGTACTAGCATCTGGGCCACTCAGCATGGCGAGATTGTGGGGAACCTGCTCTGTGTTACAGGCACCTGGAGTGGCCCTCAGCTCCAGTCCTGTTGGTCCACTGAGTGTGTAGGTTAGAGGTAAGAGCTTTGGGGCTggagtttgaatcccagctctgccacttatggGTTGGGTGGCCTAGGTGTACTGGGCAGTTAATTAACTTCtgaaacttcagtttcctcatctgtaaaatggggacaataagaACATTGACCCTGTGGCTATGTGAGAATTAAATGTAACAACACAACACAATGCCTGGTTAATAGTAAATGTCCAGTAAATCTTAGCTATTATGACTTATCTCCCAAGGCTAACCAGAGAACAAATGTAGCAAATAAGTACTTAGAATTGGAGGGAGCCCTGAGCTAATGCTCTGACTGAATGACCCACAGCATCACCAAGTCCTTCTTACAGTCAGGGCCCTTCCAGCTGGTGCTAAaatgatttatatataatttgcaaGTGATACCAAGGACCTTCCTTCCCCAGACTCTTTGCACTACCATCCAGAATCACCCCCAGTGGGTCCTAGCTACCTCACCCACCTCGCTTCAGGAGTCTGGCTGAACCTCTGTACCCCAAGGGAGATGGTCATCTGGCAGCCAGGACATGAGCTTTGGAGTTGGCCTGCCTGGGCTCACATCCCTGCTCTTCCACTTTCTTACAACCTACCCAAGCCTtaggtttccttttctgtaaaatgggaatgattatAGTACCTACAACAGACATAGGTACCTATAGTACCAACCTGGGTTAAGGTGAAACTACACATGTAAAGTCATTGGCGTGGCACAGTAAGTGCTCGATAAATGTAACTACTTGTCTTTGAGGGAAGGAAATCTCACCCATATGATACTAAGCTGTGTGTGCACTGTAGGTACATTGAGAAGTCGGCAGAGGAGCTGGATGAGGAGGTAGAGTATGACATGGATGAGGAGGACTACATCTGGCTTGACATCATGAACGAGCGGCGGAAGACAGAGGGTGTGAGTCCTATCCCACAAGAGATCTTTGAGTACCTAATGGACCGGCTAGAGAAGGAGTCATACTTTGAGAGCCACAATAAAGGCGACCCCAATGCACTAGTGGACGAGGATGCTGTGTGCTGTATCTGCAATGATGGTGAGTGCCAGAACAGCAATGTCATCCTCTTCTGTGACATGTGCAACCTGGCTGTGCACCAGGAGTGCTACGGTGTCCCCTACATCCCCGAGGGCCAGTGGCTGTGCCGCCGCTGCCTGCAGTCACCCTCCCGTGCTGTGGACTGTGCCCTGTGCCCCAACAAGGGTGGTGCCTTCAAGCAGACAGATGACGGGCGCTGGGCCCATGTGGTGTGTGCCCTGTGGATCCCCGAGGTCTGCTTTGCCAACACGGTCTTCCTAGAGCCTATTGACAGCATCGAGCACATCCCACCAGCTCGCTGGAAGCTCACCTGCTACATTTGCAAACAGCGGGGCTCAGGAGCCTGCATCCAGTGCCACAAGGCCAACTGCTACACAGCCTTCCATGTGACATGCGCTCAGCAGGCCGGCCTTTACATGAAGATGGAGCCTGTGAGGGAGACGGGTGCCAATGGCACTTCCTTCAGCGTCCGCAAGACAGCCTACTGCGACATCCACACGCCCCCAGGTTCAGCACGCCGTCTACCTGCCCTGTCCCACAGTGAAGGTGaggaggacgaggacgaggaggAGGATGAGGGTAAGGGCTGGAGCTCAGAGAAGGTCAAGAAGGCCAAGGCCAAGTCCCGGATCAAGATGAAGAAGGCGCGGAAGATCCTGGCAGAGAAGCGGGCAGCAGCACCTGTGGTGTCAGTGCCCTGCATCCCGCCACACAGGTATGCGGGGTGCAGGAGAACAGGCAGGCGAGGGAAGAAGATGCCCTCCTGGGGAGGAACAGATGGGCCCAGAGTGAAGTGGCAGGGCTGGGTTTCCTTTTTCCTATCAGGAACTGCAcagaagcttaaaaaaaaaattccaggaaaAGGTGTCTTTAGCAGGTCACCTTTATCTGGCAAACCTAACAGGTGTTTTAAACTGTTAGCATCAGTGACTCCAGCATCAGCCCTGTTGCTGATGGCTTCATTTTGATGGTGGGATTTGTTAGGTTAGGAGGAAAGAGGATGGGGGTAGCGACTAGTCATAAGAAGAGATGgaatgaaagagagaggaaggagaggttcAAGGAGTTAAGAAGTGGTTACTGTTGCTCATTTGGGTTGTCACCAGTATTTTTAACTGCCTCTTATGCTAGTTAGTTGATTTACCATAGTTTGCTGTACAATTATACTTGATCTTAAGCTTTCAAAGGCTCAGTCTGAATGGGAATCCCAGGACCAGAAATTATTCTGGGCTGCAGTGACAGGAGCAGTTTTAGGGGATGCTGCTTCAGTGCTGGGCACCCTTTGCTCCTCTTTGCCTTCAGCCCAGTGTCTCAGGCCTTTTCGACAAGAGACTTATTCCCCATTCAGCCTCATTCAGGAACTTCCACAGCCAGAGACCCCAGTTTTGTTTAAGAGAAGCTGGACCCAgcagatttttctctttgttcctcTGCCTCCCAGGCTCAGCAAAATCACCAACCGCCTGACTATCCAGAGGAAGAGCCAGTTCATGCAGAGGCTGCACAGCTATTGGACACTGAAGAGGCAGTCGCGGAATGGTGTCCCACTGCTACGTCGCCTGCAGACACATCTGCAATCTCAGAGGAACTGTGACCAAGTTGGGGTACCGTGTCAGATTCCCTTTGGGTTCTGGGGACTGGGGTCAGGGGGAGGAGGACAGAGATTAGCAATCATGGCTTTTGTTGTCAGAGCTTAGGCTATTTCCTCTTTTAAGCTGCCCTCAAACCAGGCTCAGGATGAAATCTTTACAGGTTATGCGTTTGATGGAAGGGCATTGTTCctatatgttcattcattcacttaataCACATTTACTAAGCATATGCTTTGTGCCAGGCCCTGGAGAGACACAGATTGAGTAGTTCCCACTTTAGCCAGCAAGTGTGCCAATAATCACTGTGTTCCTTCTTTGGCTCAGCCTACAGACCCAAGTTCCCCTGGGCTCTCTTCTCCCCTTCTGGCCTTTCCTCTGGCTCTCTCACTATCTCCTGTTCCACTTTTGCCTCTACAGAGGGATTCTGAGGATAAGAACTGGGCCCTCAAAGAACAGCTCAAGTCCTGGCAACGGCTCCGGCATGACCTGGAGCGAGCTCGGCTGCTGGTGGAATTGATCCGCAAACGGGAGAAGCTCAAAAGGGAGACGGTGAGTACTCCTGGGCTGGCcttattttacagaggagaaaacacCCAAGAGACGGAAAAGCATGTGTTTCATGACCAGGAAGCAACAGGGCTGATGTTAGTCACTGATACTGTCAATGTGCTCTCAGGCCTACCAGAAGCAGAATGTTACAGGGGAGTGCGAATGGAACCCTAAGTTAGGTGATGCAGGGAGCCGTGCCAGAAGTTCAAGGAAGAGGAATAGGAAGGCCAGAGTAGTAGGGAAAAGTTTCATTGGGTGGAGACTTGATAACtgaacccacccagctgggggtGGAAGGATAGTGACCTCTCTGCCAGGAGACTGGCCTGGGCCTGGCTGATAGGGCCTTTATGTGTGTCAGATCAAGGTCCAACAGATCGCCATGGAGATGCAGCTGACCCCTTTCCTCATCCTCCTTCGCAAAACCTTAGAGCAACTCCAAGAAAAGGACACAGGCAACATCTTCAGCGAGCCGGTCCCTCTGTCTGAGGTAACCGAATTGGACGAAGTAAGAATCTCTTCCCCTCACTCCaccttctctctgttcctctcccaGTTGGACCCCTGCTGCAGGTCTGAGCCAGGGACTAGAAGGGGACCTTGAAGAGGGGGATTTGGTGGCTCTGGGGAAGGATGAACTGGAGCCACATGCCTCACCTGGACTCTGTCTTGTCCCTGTTACTCTCCAAGGGCCCAGAACAGGAGGCAGTCTGTACTCCTTCCCCAGAGGCAGGGACTGAGTCTGTCAAATTAATAATCCCAGGGCAGGAAGACACTTCTGGGTGCTGAACCCTAGAATGGAGACTTTAGAAGGCTTAGCACCTAAAGAACCAGCTCTGAAGCTGTAGGTCCTGACTGGCAGACTCTTCTCTCTAAAAGGTATAAAATGAGAGGCCTAAGGCAGTAGCCTCTGTTTAAGTCTTAATATAAGTAATAAAGAGATACAAGAATGTAAGGTGGCATTATTTTTCAGAGAATTCTAGCCATTTTCTTACCGAAGCCTCACATGGCTCTAAGATATAGATTTgatattttttcaccattttctaagagaagaaaagaagctcCAGAGAGGTTAAAAGACTTGCCAGAGTCACACAGCATGTGACTGATAAAGTCAGGTCCAAATCCAGCTCTCCTTTTCCCTGTGTTATATACCTGCCTGTGGTGGGAGGAGGTTGCTGGATGTATTTCAGAGGGGGATGTTAGGATCAGGGGTTCAGAGGGAGCAAGGGGCATATCTACATTTAGACACACCTGCCCTGCTCTTCCAGGTACCTGACTACCTAGATCACATCAAAAAGCCCATGGACTTTTTCACCATGAAGCAAAACTTGGAGGCTTACCGCTACCTGAACTTTGATGATTTCGAGGAGGACTTCAACCTCATCGTCAGCAACTGCCTCAAGTACAACGCGAAGGACACCATCTTCTACCGAGCGGCAGTGCGGCTCCGTGAGCAGGGTGGTGCTGTGCTCCGCCAGGCCCGGCGTCAGGCAGAAAAGATGGGCATTGACTTTGAGACGGGCATGCATATCCCCCACAGTCTGACTGGAGATGAGGCCCCACACCACACTGAAGATGGTGGGTGATAAGTCACACACATACATAGAGGCCAATACCAGGGATGGACAGCTTTCCCAAAGTCCCCTccagggagaaggcagtgcaGGCAGGAAGCAGCTAGGCTGAGCAGTGGCATTTATCCCTAAGAATGCTCCCCAGGAAGCCGTACTGGGTGGATGAATAGCAATGCCTGCCATTCCACATATATTTTATGTGCCATTTTACAGCCACTCCTGGTGAGAAGCTGAGGTGGGGAGAGTATGGGTTTCTTTCTGCTTGAGGTTTGAGGGGCCCCAGAGGGCTGCCCTCAGTCTGACCTTTTCCCTCCTAACCCCCATCCCTAGCAGCAGAAGAAGAGCGGTTGGTCCTGCTAGAGAACCAGAAGCACCTACCAGTAGAAGAGCAGCTAAAATTGCTGCTAGAGCGACTAAATGAAGTGAATGCCAGCAAGCAGAGTGTTGGCCGCTCACGGCGTGCAAAGATGATCAAGAAAGAGATGACGGCGCTGCGAAGGAAGCTTGCCCACCAGCGAGAGACTGGCCGGGATGGGCCTGAGCGGTATGGCCCCTCAAGCCGGGGCAGTCTGACACCCCATCCAGCAGCCTGTGACAAGGACGGGCAGACGGACAGTGCCGCTGAGGAGAGCAGCAGCCAGGAGACAAGCAAAGGTCTGAACCCCATAGCTGGCTGGACCCCAAAGATGCCAGACTTTGGCTCTGCAGCACCCTCAGGCACTGCCATCCCCCAGGCAGAGGTCCTTCCCCCACAGATAGCTGCACTTTCTTCCCCATGTTCCAATCAGGGGCCTCTTAGTTGCCCCTCTGCTGTGTTTATAAGAGGACAATGTTTCCAATTCTATGTCCGTGAGATCTTCTCCCCGACTCTAGCTGGAGTCATGATCCTATACACCCAGGACATGACCCTAGACATGCACCCTTCCCACATCAGGCCCCTCACCaactctccttctctctttctctgctccAGGCCTCGGTCCCAACATGTCCTCAACCCCCGCACATGAGGTGGGCAGGAGAACCTCAGTTCTGTTCTCCAAAAAGAACCCGAAGACAGCTGGACCGCCCAAGAGGCCGGGCCGGCCCCCAAAAAACCGGGAGAGCCAGATGACCTCCAGCCACGGAGGCAGTCCTGTCGGGCCCCCTCAGCTCCCCATCATGGGCTCCCTGCGTCAGCGCAAGCGGGGTAGGAGCCCCCGACCCAGTTCGAGTTCAGACAGCGACAGTGATAAGTCCACAGAAGACCCCCCAATGGGTGAGCCTCACCATCACCCAGCTCCCCAAGAGAGTGAGCAAAGTTGCCATTCTTCCCAGCATAACTCCCAGCTATCCCTTTATTTTCCCTTAAAATGTCAGACCCAGAAGGGCCCTTAGGAATCCTTTCATTCCACCCTCTCATTTTATAGACGGGAAACCTGAGGTCCAGAAACAATGACGTGGCCAATTCCCTACCCAGGATCCCCTCCATTTTATCACTTTaccttttctcttctcatcctCCTTGGGCATCTCTTGCCCTTTAAGCCATTTGTGCCCTAAGGCCAGTAACTACGAAGGGAAGTGTAAGGGGTGAGGCAGGGCTGTGGCCAACTGTAGTGGACACTGCCCAGTGCTAGCTCTGCTGGCCAAGATGGGAGGAGTTGTCCAGCACAGAAGGGGTGCCCAAGTTCTGAGTCCCTACCACACACCCCCATGCCCTCT
The Dasypus novemcinctus isolate mDasNov1 chromosome 26, mDasNov1.1.hap2, whole genome shotgun sequence genome window above contains:
- the BRPF1 gene encoding peregrin isoform X7, which produces MGVDFDVKTFCHNLRATKPPYECPVETCRKVYKSYSGIEYHLYHYDHDNPPPPQQTPLRKHKKKGRQSRPANKQSPSPSEVSQSPGREVMSYAQAQRMVEVDLHGRVHRISIFDNLDVVSEDEEAPEEAPENGSNKENTETPAATPKSGKHKNKEKRKDSNHHHHHNASASTTPKLPEVVYRELEQDTPDAPPRPTSYYRYIEKSAEELDEEVEYDMDEEDYIWLDIMNERRKTEGVSPIPQEIFEYLMDRLEKESYFESHNKGDPNALVDEDAVCCICNDGECQNSNVILFCDMCNLAVHQECYGVPYIPEGQWLCRRCLQSPSRAVDCALCPNKGGAFKQTDDGRWAHVVCALWIPEVCFANTVFLEPIDSIEHIPPARWKLTCYICKQRGSGACIQCHKANCYTAFHVTCAQQAGLYMKMEPVRETGANGTSFSVRKTAYCDIHTPPGSARRLPALSHSEGEEDEDEEEDEGKGWSSEKVKKAKAKSRIKMKKARKILAEKRAAAPVVSVPCIPPHRLSKITNRLTIQRKSQFMQRLHSYWTLKRQSRNGVPLLRRLQTHLQSQRNCDQVGRDSEDKNWALKEQLKSWQRLRHDLERARLLVELIRKREKLKRETIKVQQIAMEMQLTPFLILLRKTLEQLQEKDTGNIFSEPVPLSEVPDYLDHIKKPMDFFTMKQNLEAYRYLNFDDFEEDFNLIVSNCLKYNAKDTIFYRAAVRLREQGGAVLRQARRQAEKMGIDFETGMHIPHSLTGDEAPHHTEDAEEERLVLLENQKHLPVEEQLKLLLERLNEVNASKQSVGRSRRAKMIKKEMTALRRKLAHQRETGRDGPERYGPSSRGSLTPHPAACDKDGQTDSAAEESSSQETSKGLGPNMSSTPAHEVGRRTSVLFSKKNPKTAGPPKRPGRPPKNRESQMTSSHGGSPVGPPQLPIMGSLRQRKRGRSPRPSSSSDSDSDKSTEDPPMDLPANGFSSGNQPVKKSFLVYRNDCSLPRSSSDSESSSSSSSSAASDRTSTTPSKQGRGKPSFSRGTFPEDSSEDTSGTENEAYSVGTGRGVGHSMVRKSLGRGTGWLSEDEDSPLDALDLVWAKCRGYPSYPALIIDPKMPREGMFHHGVPIPVPPLEVLKLGEQMTQEAREHLYLVLFFDNKRTWQWLPRTKLVPLGVNQDLDKEKMLEGRKSNIRKSVQIAYHRALQHRSKVQGEQSSETSDSD
- the BRPF1 gene encoding peregrin isoform X2; this translates as MGVDFDVKTFCHNLRATKPPYECPVETCRKVYKSYSGIEYHLYHYDHDNPPPPQQTPLRKHKKKGRQSRPANKQSPSPSEVSQSPGREVMSYAQAQRMVEVDLHGRVHRISIFDNLDVVSEDEEAPEEAPENGSNKENTETPAATPKSGKHKNKEKRKDSNHHHHHNASASTTPKLPEVVYRELEQDTPDAPPRPTSYYRYIEKSAEELDEEVEYDMDEEDYIWLDIMNERRKTEGVSPIPQEIFEYLMDRLEKESYFESHNKGDPNALVDEDAVCCICNDGECQNSNVILFCDMCNLAVHQECYGVPYIPEGQWLCRRCLQSPSRAVDCALCPNKGGAFKQTDDGRWAHVVCALWIPEVCFANTVFLEPIDSIEHIPPARWKLTCYICKQRGSGACIQCHKANCYTAFHVTCAQQAGLYMKMEPVRETGANGTSFSVRKTAYCDIHTPPGSARRLPALSHSEGEEDEDEEEDEGKGWSSEKVKKAKAKSRIKMKKARKILAEKRAAAPVVSVPCIPPHRLSKITNRLTIQRKSQFMQRLHSYWTLKRQSRNGVPLLRRLQTHLQSQRNCDQVGRDSEDKNWALKEQLKSWQRLRHDLERARLLVELIRKREKLKRETIKVQQIAMEMQLTPFLILLRKTLEQLQEKDTGNIFSEPVPLSEVPDYLDHIKKPMDFFTMKQNLEAYRYLNFDDFEEDFNLIVSNCLKYNAKDTIFYRAAVRLREQGGAVLRQARRQAEKMGIDFETGMHIPHSLTGDEAPHHTEDAEEERLVLLENQKHLPVEEQLKLLLERLNEVNASKQSVGRSRRAKMIKKEMTALRRKLAHQRETGRDGPERYGPSSRGSLTPHPAACDKDGQTDSAAEESSSQETSKGLGPNMSSTPAHEVGRRTSVLFSKKNPKTAGPPKRPGRPPKNRESQMTSSHGGSPVGPPQLPIMGSLRQRKRGRSPRPSSSSDSDSDKSTEDPPMDLPANGFSSGNQPVKKSFLVYRNDCSLPRSSSDSESSSSSSSSAASDRTSTTPSKQGRGKPSFSRGTFPEDSSEDTSGTENEAYSVGTGRGVGHSSKYPHPGPGMPGTQHQGLASPPAADPSPLSHSCEVVRKSLGRGTGWLSEDEDSPLDALDLVWAKCRGYPSYPALIIDPKMPREGMFHHGVPIPVPPLEVLKLGEQMTQEAREHLYLVLFFDNKRTWQWLPRTKLVPLGVNQDLDKEKMLEGRKSNIRKSVQIAYHRALQHRSKVQGEQSSETSDSD
- the BRPF1 gene encoding peregrin isoform X5, coding for MGVDFDVKTFCHNLRATKPPYECPVETCRKVYKSYSGIEYHLYHYDHDNPPPPQQTPLRKHKKKGRQSRPANKQSPSPSEVSQSPGREVMSYAQAQRMVEVDLHGRVHRISIFDNLDVVSEDEEAPEEAPENGSNKENTETPAATPKSGKHKNKEKRKDSNHHHHHNASASTTPKLPEVVYRELEQDTPDAPPRPTSYYRYIEKSAEELDEEVEYDMDEEDYIWLDIMNERRKTEGVSPIPQEIFEYLMDRLEKESYFESHNKGDPNALVDEDAVCCICNDGECQNSNVILFCDMCNLAVHQECYGVPYIPEGQWLCRRCLQSPSRAVDCALCPNKGGAFKQTDDGRWAHVVCALWIPEVCFANTVFLEPIDSIEHIPPARWKLTCYICKQRGSGACIQCHKANCYTAFHVTCAQQAGLYMKMEPVRETGANGTSFSVRKTAYCDIHTPPGSARRLPALSHSEGEEDEDEEEDEGKGWSSEKVKKAKAKSRIKMKKARKILAEKRAAAPVVSVPCIPPHRLSKITNRLTIQRKSQFMQRLHSYWTLKRQSRNGVPLLRRLQTHLQSQRNCDQVGRDSEDKNWALKEQLKSWQRLRHDLERARLLVELIRKREKLKRETIKVQQIAMEMQLTPFLILLRKTLEQLQEKDTGNIFSEPVPLSEVTELDEVPDYLDHIKKPMDFFTMKQNLEAYRYLNFDDFEEDFNLIVSNCLKYNAKDTIFYRAAVRLREQGGAVLRQARRQAEKMGIDFETGMHIPHSLTGDEAPHHTEDAEEERLVLLENQKHLPVEEQLKLLLERLNEVNASKQSVGRSRRAKMIKKEMTALRRKLAHQRETGRDGPERYGPSSRGSLTPHPAACDKDGQTDSAAEESSSQETSKGLGPNMSSTPAHEVGRRTSVLFSKKNPKTAGPPKRPGRPPKNRESQMTSSHGGSPVGPPQLPIMGSLRQRKRGRSPRPSSSSDSDSDKSTEDPPMDLPANGFSSGNQPVKKSFLVYRNDCSLPRSSSDSESSSSSSSSAASDRTSTTPSKQGRGKPSFSRGTFPEDSSEDTSGTENEAYSVGTGRGVGHSMVRKSLGRGTGWLSEDEDSPLDALDLVWAKCRGYPSYPALIIDPKMPREGMFHHGVPIPVPPLEVLKLGEQMTQEAREHLYLVLFFDNKRTWQWLPRTKLVPLGVNQDLDKEKMLEGRKSNIRKSVQIAYHRALQHRSKVQGEQSSETSDSD
- the BRPF1 gene encoding peregrin isoform X6, with protein sequence MGVDFDVKTFCHNLRATKPPYECPVETCRKVYKSYSGIEYHLYHYDHDNPPPPQQTPLRKHKKKGRQSRPANKQSPSPSEVSQSPGREVMSYAQAQRMVEVDLHGRVHRISIFDNLDVVSEDEEAPEEAPENGSNKENTETPAATPKSGKHKNKEKRKDSNHHHHHNASASTTPKLPEVVYRELEQDTPDAPPRPTSYYRYIEKSAEELDEEVEYDMDEEDYIWLDIMNERRKTEGVSPIPQEIFEYLMDRLEKESYFESHNKGDPNALVDEDAVCCICNDGECQNSNVILFCDMCNLAVHQECYGVPYIPEGQWLCRRCLQSPSRAVDCALCPNKGGAFKQTDDGRWAHVVCALWIPEVCFANTVFLEPIDSIEHIPPARWKLTCYICKQRGSGACIQCHKANCYTAFHVTCAQQAGLYMKMEPVRETGANGTSFSVRKTAYCDIHTPPGSARRLPALSHSEGEEDEDEEEDEGKGWSSEKVKKAKAKSRIKMKKARKILAEKRAAAPVVSVPCIPPHRLSKITNRLTIQRKSQFMQRLHSYWTLKRQSRNGVPLLRRLQTHLQSQRNCDQVGRDSEDKNWALKEQLKSWQRLRHDLERARLLVELIRKREKLKRETIKVQQIAMEMQLTPFLILLRKTLEQLQEKDTGNIFSEPVPLSEVPDYLDHIKKPMDFFTMKQNLEAYRYLNFDDFEEDFNLIVSNCLKYNAKDTIFYRAAVRLREQGGAVLRQARRQAEKMGIDFETGMHIPHSLTGDEAPHHTEDAAEEERLVLLENQKHLPVEEQLKLLLERLNEVNASKQSVGRSRRAKMIKKEMTALRRKLAHQRETGRDGPERYGPSSRGSLTPHPAACDKDGQTDSAAEESSSQETSKGLGPNMSSTPAHEVGRRTSVLFSKKNPKTAGPPKRPGRPPKNRESQMTSSHGGSPVGPPQLPIMGSLRQRKRGRSPRPSSSSDSDSDKSTEDPPMDLPANGFSSGNQPVKKSFLVYRNDCSLPRSSSDSESSSSSSSSAASDRTSTTPSKQGRGKPSFSRGTFPEDSSEDTSGTENEAYSVGTGRGVGHSMVRKSLGRGTGWLSEDEDSPLDALDLVWAKCRGYPSYPALIIDPKMPREGMFHHGVPIPVPPLEVLKLGEQMTQEAREHLYLVLFFDNKRTWQWLPRTKLVPLGVNQDLDKEKMLEGRKSNIRKSVQIAYHRALQHRSKVQGEQSSETSDSD